ATCTGGCCGCGAGAGTGTCGTTACTTCGTCGTCCGCGTGGGCATGGACACGGATTCTGTGGCACCGCATTGGATCAGCCGCCCGTAACATCGTGCTGTTACTGCCCTTGTGGGCCCTATGTAAAAGGAGAAATTCGATGCTGAAGCTACTGTTGCCGGTCACCGGTCGGGTGTCTCGGGGCTTGTGCAGGCCCGCTTTCTGTTTGCTTGCGGGACTTGCGGGCTTTTCGGCTGGTTCGGCCCAAACGATCTTTGAAACTGGGTTCGAACAACCGACCTACAGTGTTGGCGATCTCGGCGGCCAGGATGGGTGGATGATCACGCCTGGCAACGCCGTCGGTACCGTTCAGGGAGGGATCACCTCATCCGGCTCTCAGGCCGCGGAACTCATTGACGACGCATCGTTTGGGAGGGCGCAACGCAACATTTCCGGCGCGACCCTGGGCCCCGTGATCGTTGCGTCCTACGACATGTACGTTGACGCTGGATGGCCACTCAACATGGAAGCCGATCGATTCGAAGCGCAGGCCCGGATCGAGATCACCGGAGGAATCGGCGTGTACGGTCTGGAGTTCGGGTTCGTGAAGGCTCCCGCCGGCGGCTATGCCGGCGTCCCGCCCAACGGTGCCGCTTACTATCTCGAAGCGGCAACGGAGACGACCCCGATTGACTCTGCCTACGCCGTCGTCGACCCTTCCGGGGTTGTGAATGCATGGCACAACTACCGCCTGGTGTTTGATACGTCCGCCGACCTGCTGCTGCTCTATGTGGATGGCGCGCTGGCGACCCAGACGCCGTTCGACGAGAGTGTGCTCAGCCTAAGCAGTCTGCAACTGCAGAACCAACGATGGGGATCGAGCCCGCAAAACAATGGATCCGTCTACTACGATAACGTGTATGTGGGGACGGTTCCCGAGCCCGCATCCTTGGCTGCCCTCGCTTTGGGAGCGGCCGCAATCCTGACCCGAGCACGCCGCAGCCGATGAGCGCGCGCTCAGTTTGGTGAAAGTGATGAAGAGAGTGAGATGCCTTGTGCTGATCGTCGTCCTGCTTGGACCCGCTCTGGCAATGTCTCAGACATCCAATCAGGTTCGATCTCAGGTCATGGAGACGAATCAGCTTCGCCTAAGCCTCGAAGCGTGCGATGGCTTGTACGCCGCACGTGCGTACTACGGCGCCGTGGTTGCGCGGTACGGCCCAGTGGAGCCTTACCAGACACTCCTCCAAGCCCGAACGAACCAGATCGAGTGGATTTCCTCGGAACTGGCTACGCGAGGACAGGGGATTCCCAGCGACCCCTTCTGGGGCCACCTCGCAGCGCCGCCGTCGCTCCTGGCATGCTCTCAAGAAGCCCAGCGGGTGGAGTTGAGAAACCGGCAGGTTCTGTCCCAGGTTGCGGTTCGGCTCCGGGAGCAAGTTCGTTTGCGCGAGACCATTCAGTCGATGGTGCGAGCTTCAAACAACATCCACGAGCCGCTCTTGAGGCTCGCTAATCAGAACGGCGGACTGATGGATCGGAACATGATGAACCGTCAGATCCAACTCCTTCGCAAGAGCCACCCTGACGACTCCATGGGTTTCGCCTTCGGAGTCGCTTCCGGCCAAGATCGCGTCATCGGCGGTCACGGCTCCGGGCAAGGCGGCGGCGCCGGCAAGGGCGGCGCGGGCAAGGGCGGTGGCGGTGGCAAGGGCCGAGGCGGCAGAGCGGGTGCCAAGGTTAGGGCGTGGTGAGACGGATGGTGGGATGGCAAGAGCCTGCTACTTGATGGGGTCCGTGCCAGTCCCACCACCCTCAGTTCTCAACTTTGCTCGTTTGTCGGTGTGGGCGTGCCGTGCCTTCGGGTGCCACGCCCGCCTTGTCATTTCGCGCCGCGGCGAACGGTGAAGGTGTAGCGGCCGGAGCCCACTTGGACCTCGACCTCCCCGTTCTGGACCTTTGCTCCCCACCCGGCCGGTAGGGGCTTTCCCTCCTCTTGAACCTCGGCGGCCGCCTTTGCGGGCAACACGATCCGTGCCCGGCAGTTCACCGGCACTTCGATCTCGAACCGGATGTGGCCCACCGAGCGGGACCAGTTGCTCACGATCGTTCCCCGCACGCTGCGGTAGCTGGAATTCACCCAGTCGAGCCCCTCCACGGTTTGAGGGTGGATTACGATGCGGTCGTAGCCCACGGCGTAGGATTCGGATTGGATGCCGCCGAGCCATCGCATCATCCACTCGCTCACCGAACCGAACATCGGGTGGTTGTGCGAGAACGTGTTGTCGCTGAACTCCCAATGCTCCCACAAGGTCGTCGCGCCGTTCTTCAGCATCCAGCCCCAGCCCGGGAAGTCGGGCTGGGTGGCGATCTTGTAGGCGAGGTCCGCACGTCCCGCGCGAGACAGTTCGTCGAGCATGAACTTCGTGCCGAGGATGCCGGTGGAGAGGTGATCCTGCTTGGCATGCACCGCTTCGATCAGAGCCTTCAAGACCCGGGGGCGAGCGGATTCCGGAACGATGCCCGTGGCGAGCGCGAACGCCTGGCTCGCTTGCGTGCCCGGGCCTACTTTCCCCGAGGAGGCGTCGACAAACCCCGCGTTGTAGGCGGCGCGAACGCGGTCGGCGAGCGCCTGAAAGTGCGCCTCGTCGTCGCGCCGGCCGAGGCGGGAAGCCATCGCGGCCAAGAGCTTCGCGCTCTCGTAGTAGAGGGGCGTGACCATGGCCGGCGCGGGAGCGGGGGCGAGGCCCTCGTGGTCGCTCAGCCCGTCCTGGACGATGTCGCCAGGCGTCTGGTTCTCGACCAGAAGCAGCCACCGCTTCGCGGCCTCGTACTGCTCCTCCGTCAACCGCTGATCGCCATACACGTGGTGGAGTTGTTCGATCAACAGGGGGTGGGCCATCGCCCAGATCACGCCGCAGTACTGGATGCCCACGAACGGGGCCGTGTCGGTGAACATGCCGTCTGCCCGAGCGGCGTCGGACCAGTCGCGGACCGCCTTTGCGTAGAGGTTGGACATGTCGAAGTTGTCCATAAACGCTTCGCTGGTGGCCGCAATGTCGCCGCCGTAGCCGAAGCGCTCGCGGTGGGGACAGTCGGATTGGACGCTGAAGATGTTCGAAAGAAACGTCCGCCGGCACATCGCCTGGATCTCGTTGAGGAGAGGGTTCGAACACTCGAACGCGCCCACGCTCTCGACGTCGGAGTTGAGGCGCTGGGCGGTGATCGCCTCCAAGGGCAGCGGCGCGGCCAGCCCGGTGATCTCGACGTACCGAAACCCGTGCCAGGTGAAACGGGGGGTGTACGTCTCGCCCCCGCCGCGCGCAATGTAGGTGTCCGCCTGCCAGGC
This window of the Fimbriimonadaceae bacterium genome carries:
- a CDS encoding PEP-CTERM sorting domain-containing protein, whose product is MLKLLLPVTGRVSRGLCRPAFCLLAGLAGFSAGSAQTIFETGFEQPTYSVGDLGGQDGWMITPGNAVGTVQGGITSSGSQAAELIDDASFGRAQRNISGATLGPVIVASYDMYVDAGWPLNMEADRFEAQARIEITGGIGVYGLEFGFVKAPAGGYAGVPPNGAAYYLEAATETTPIDSAYAVVDPSGVVNAWHNYRLVFDTSADLLLLYVDGALATQTPFDESVLSLSSLQLQNQRWGSSPQNNGSVYYDNVYVGTVPEPASLAALALGAAAILTRARRSR
- a CDS encoding glycoside hydrolase family 78 protein → MWRVSLPAFLLLAAVSMARAEILVAVTAVDLRCEFRVDPLGIDSLHPRLSWTLRGVKGERGQRQSAYRVLVASTAEILARGKGDLWDSGKVASAEQNNIAYAGAPLRSGQACHWKVQVWDGKAVASWSEPSRWEMGLLHPEDWVGRWINDDRENASTAEGFYGDDPAPLFRKEFDVHGPIRRARLYVTGLGYYEATLNGERIGDRVLDPGWTDPGKRVCYTVYDVTPRPGRFVNPRKLVPGKNCLGILLGNGWYNPLPMKMWGNRNVRDSLDVGRPRVLAQLQIEYFDGTRETVATDESWRVEEGPILRNNVYLGEVVDARREPLGWNTPGFDDSKWHKPALAREPVGPLVSQPQPPIRVTKEWKPIKVTQPKPGVFVYDCGVNFAGWVSVRLDVPAGTEIHFRYGELLHPDGTLNPMTSVAGQIKREGVGGPGAPAVAWQADTYIARGGGETYTPRFTWHGFRYVEITGLAAPLPLEAITAQRLNSDVESVGAFECSNPLLNEIQAMCRRTFLSNIFSVQSDCPHRERFGYGGDIAATSEAFMDNFDMSNLYAKAVRDWSDAARADGMFTDTAPFVGIQYCGVIWAMAHPLLIEQLHHVYGDQRLTEEQYEAAKRWLLLVENQTPGDIVQDGLSDHEGLAPAPAPAMVTPLYYESAKLLAAMASRLGRRDDEAHFQALADRVRAAYNAGFVDASSGKVGPGTQASQAFALATGIVPESARPRVLKALIEAVHAKQDHLSTGILGTKFMLDELSRAGRADLAYKIATQPDFPGWGWMLKNGATTLWEHWEFSDNTFSHNHPMFGSVSEWMMRWLGGIQSESYAVGYDRIVIHPQTVEGLDWVNSSYRSVRGTIVSNWSRSVGHIRFEIEVPVNCRARIVLPAKAAAEVQEEGKPLPAGWGAKVQNGEVEVQVGSGRYTFTVRRGAK